From Asterias rubens chromosome 6, eAstRub1.3, whole genome shotgun sequence, one genomic window encodes:
- the LOC117291936 gene encoding zinc finger protein 567-like, translating to MATRRDNGQSQLVPVLPGYPACPATTQSLPSDTVLPNLLESNKINSLQTTETATTSHSDTQMIYTGYHPVAKYQATLDRPTANEGMTLHPDLTNELRALQVECGFETTSDFLHHLVVSERVKRLQKLNSSARRSLSAESSIPDLMQAANQCSYPSSTNTVVSSNNSWTACRLENSLGDRTLVEGASPEGQAKPNHGGQTSGVELAHYAVKSERVSVGVQVNLCQCRLEDESGCTNRKQSRKLKGRIVSKVKKNGTCSQRGDRDDVKVGLALRERRWSIKTKGVRQPKQRFSCNTKSAPREKQEYLCEICGATFKCRRSLIPHMWEHRGKASIHKCPHCNVSFPYACRLKRHLIAKHPELEGGPIRCATCGVEVQSYTTLKSHMRIHTGYKPFKCTFCPKAYKWKTGVEYHERSHTGERPFPCQRCTKAFTNKSDLNRHQTVHTGEKPYVCQNCGKGFTQRHTLKSHCKKHHPASLSKGNFRVTVASKQHHPKVNTISQAMHSSEEAAFIMGSFHDPAPANHSLEQIKFTNNGAQQSLQRREPTTPTEREIAEVVVNMLAQ from the exons atggcaactcGCAGAGATAACGGCCAATCTCAGCTGGTACCTGTTCTCCCCGGCTACCCGGCATGCCCAGCAACGACACAATCACTTCCCAGCGACACCGTTTTACCGAATCTTTTGGAgtccaacaaaatcaacag TCTGCAAACAACTGAAACGGCAACAACTAGTCACAGTGACACTCAAATGATATACACTGGTTACCACCCTGTAGCCAAGTACCAAGCAACGTTAGACAGACCAACAGCCAATGAGGGCATGACCCTTCATCCTGATCTGACCAATGAGCTGAGGGCGTTACAGGTGGAGTGCGGATTTGAAACCACAAGCGATTTCCTTCACCATCTGGTGGTTTCTGAGCGAGTAAAAAG ATTACAGAAGCTAAACTCATCAGCCAGGCGGAGTTTATCTGCAGAGTCTTCCATTCCTGACTTGATGCAAGCTGCCAATCAATGTTCGTATCCGAGCTCCACAAACACTGTCGTGAGTTCCAACAACAGCTGGACTGCATGTCGGTTGGAGAACTCCCTGGGGGATCGGACTCTGGTCGAAGGCGCTTCACCAGAGGGGCAAGCCAAGCCAAACCACGGCGGCCAGACTAGTGGTGTCGAGTTGGCTCACTACGCAGTCAAGTCAGAGAGGGTTTCAGTAGGGGTTCAAGTCAATTTGTGCCAGTGTCGACTTGAAGACGAGTCAGGCTGCACCAACAGGAAGCAGTCGCGGAAACTCAAAGGACGTAtcgtgtcaaaggtcaagaaGAATGGCACATGTTCACAGCGAGGGGATCGGGATGATGTGAAAGTTGGCCTGGCTCTGAGGGAAAGAAGATGGAGCATTAAGACAAAGGGAGTTCGCCAACCCAAACAGCGCTTTTCCTGCAACACAAAATCAGCGCCCAGGGAGAAGCAGGAGTACCTGTGTGAAATATGTGGGGCTACTTTCAAATGTAGGCGGAGCCTGATCCCCCACATGTGGGAGCACAGGGGCAAAGCGTCCATCCACAAGTGTCCACACTGCAATGTCAGTTTCCCGTACGCATGTAGGTTAAAGCGCCACCTGATAGCCAAGCATCCTGAGCTTGAGGGCGGGCCGATACGCTGTGCAACGTGCGGAGTCGAAGTCCAATCTTATACTACGCTCAAGAGCCATATGCGCATCCATACGGGTTACAAACCTTTCAAGTGTACTTTCTGCCCCAAAGCGTACAAGTGGAAGACAGGGGTGGAGTATCACGAGCGCTCTCACACGGGCGAGCGTCCCTTTCCTTGCCAGAGATGCACCAAGGCGTTCACCAACAAGTCCGACCTGAACCGCCATCAGACTgttcacactggagagaaaccctACGTGTGCCAAAACTGTGGTAAGGGATTCACCCAAAGGCACACGTTAAAATCCCACTGTAAGAAACATCACCCCGCTAGCCTGTCCAAGGGCAACTTTAGGGTTACTGTTGCATCAAAGCAACACCATCCTAAAGTGAATACAATATCCCAGGCTATGCACTCTTCAGAGGAAGCCGCATTCATTATGGGTAGTTTCCATGATCCGGCACCAGCCAACCACAGTCTGGAGCAGATAAAGTTTACAAACAACGGCGCTCAGCAGAGTCTACAGAGACGGGAACCCACAACGCCTACTGAAAGAGAGATTGCAGAGGTGGTGGTTAATATGCTCGCTCAATGA